The following DNA comes from bacterium.
ACTGTCTGCCATAAGGAATAATTTTTTTCATTCCTCAATCATCCTTTTTAGTTCTTCCTTTGTTAACCATTTATCATTGGTATTGCTGGCATATCTGAATCCATCAGGAAGTGGCTTACCTCCCCCTATCTTTTCGTGAGTTACATAAGAAAATTCAGGTTGGATAACAAAGAAATCATCAAATTCTAATGTATGTCTGGCATCGTCCTCTGGAATGAGTACCTCATGAAGTTTTTCTCCTGGTCGGATACCTATAAATTCATATTTACATTCAGGGCCAATTACCTCAGCTATATCCATAATATTCATACTGGGAATCTTGGGAACAAATATCTCTCCTCCCTGCATTAAACTTATACATTTAATTACAAACCTGACTCCCTGCTCTAATGTAATCCAGAATCGGGTCATCCTCTGATCGGTAATAGGTATTGTTCCTGTTTTCCTTTTTTCTTTGAATAAAGGTATAACACTACCCCTGCTATTGATTACATTGCCATACCTGACCAAACTAAATTTTGTATTTGCATCTCCTGAATAGGCATTTCCAGCCACAAAGAGTTTATCCGCACAGAGTTTAGTGGCTCCATAGAGATTAACGGGATTAGCCGCCTTATCTGTACTTAAAGCAATGACCTTATCTACTTTTTGATCTATCGCGGCATTGATAACATTTTCAGCACCGATAATATTGGTTTTTACTGCCTCAAATGGGTTATATTCAGCCGCTGGAACCTGTTTTAAAGCCGCCGCATGAACGATAATATCTACTCCATGAAATGCCCGATGCAATCTCTCCTTATCCCGCACATCGCCTATAAAATATCTTATATTATCATACTCTTTCTCACTGGAAATCTCTTGAGCCATCTCAAATTGTTTCATTTCGTCTCGGCTAAAGACAATCAACTTTTTAGGGTTATACTCTTTAAGGAGAATTTCTACGAATTTCCTGCCAAATGAACCCGTCCCACCCGTTATTAAAACAACCTTATTTGAAAAATCCAACTTCATTCCCTCCGTCCTTATAATCTAAATAAATTTTATCATATACAATGTTGGTTGTCAAGAATAAAATGATTGAATGTAATGCGTCACTGAAATGGGGGATTCTGCTGAAAGTAGGAAGTAGAAGAGTAGGAAAGTAGGAAAGGGGGAGACATTGCCCCCAGAAGAGGAATACCGTGCACATCCTTTATCCCTTTCCTACTTACCTACTACCTACTTGCCTACTATTTTCATCGCTCTGTCCTCCGCAGGTTAATGTTCATCCCCCAAATGATTGACGCCTTACGACTGCATCAAACTTTCGCTTGACAGGGCATAAAAATTCTGGTAAAATATCCCCAGAATAGTTGAGGTTGAACTATTATGATAGTGATAATTGATTACAGTATGGGGAATTCAGGTTCTATCCTGAATATGCTCAAAAAAATAGGGGCTAACGCTATTAGTTCCTCAAAAATGCCAGATATTGAAAAGGCAGATAAACTTATTCTTCCAGGGGTTGGTGCTTTTGACAATGGGATGACAAATCTCAATAAGTCAGGATTAATACCGATTCTAAACGAAATAATTTTTAATAAAAAAATCCCGATACTCGGTATCTGTCTTGGGATGCAATTGTTGGCAAAACGAAGTGAGGAAGGAACTTTATCAGGACTTGGCTGGCTTGATGCAGAGGTAGTAAGATTCAAGTTTGACACTTCCTGCAACCTGAAAATACCACATATGGGCTGGGATACGGTGGAATTAGTCAAAGAAAACTGTATGTTCAAGGGTCTTGAGCAATCACGATTTTATTTTGTCCACTCTTATCATGTAGTCTGTCATAATAGATTAGATATTCTGGCAGAAACTTGTTACGGTTATAATTTTGTTTCAGCCGTTCAAAAGGACAATATCATCGGTGTTCAATTCCATCCTGAAAAAAGCCATAAATTTGGCATGACATTATTACGAAACTTTGTGGAGTTATGATGTTAAAAAACAGAGTTATTCCGTGCCTGCTTTTACAAAATCAAGGGCTGGTAAAAACGATTAGATTTAAAGAGCCAAAATATGTCGGTGACCCCATAAATGCGATAAGAATATTTAATGAAAAAGAGGTAGATGAATTAATATTCTTAGATATTATTGCCTCAAAGGTTGGCAGAAGCCCGAATTTTGAAATACTCCAGAATATTGTTGGTGAGTGTTTTATGCCTTTGTGCTATGGCGGTGGAATTAGTCGCCTTGAAGATATACAAAAGATATTTTCCCTTGGAGTTGAAAAAATTTCAATAAACTCTTTTGCCCTGAAAAATATAGACTTTATAAAACAGGCATCCGAAATATTTGGCAGTCAGAGCATAGTCGTAACCATAGATGTAAAAAAGAACTTTTTGGAAAAATATAAGGTCTATGACCATACCAGAAATAAGATAACAGACATTGACCCGGTTGAATTTGCTATCACAACTCAGGAGATGGGGGCAGGTGAGATTTTACTTAACTCCGTTGACCGCGATGGCACACAGGGGGGATATGATATTGATTTGATAACAAAAATTACAAATGTTTTATCTATTCCAGTAATAGCTATGGGAGGGGCAGGGAAGATTGATGATTTTGTTGATGCGGTGAAAAAAGGAAATGCATCAGCAGTTGCCGCAGGAAGTATGTTTGTTTTTCACGGCAAGCATCGGGCGGTGCTTATTACCTATCCTGAATATCAAGAATTGGAAAAAAGATTGGTATAGTATTCTGTCCAATCTCAGAGAGGAAACATAAATGGAACAAGGAAACTATCAAATATGTTCACGCTGTGTGATGGATACTACAGCCCAGGAGATTACTTTTGATGAAAATGGTGTGTGTAGTTTTTGCCATTTCTTTGATGAAAAAATAAAACCTGATTGGCATCGCGATAAATCAGGTTATCAAAAACTTCAGAAGATTGTTAAAAAGATAAAAGATTATGGCAAAAACAAAGAATACGATTGTATAATTGGGATAAGTGGTGGGGTAGATAGTTCATATCTTACCTATTTTGCCAAAAAAATACTTGGTTTAAGACCGCTTGTTTTCCATGTGGATGGAGGCTGGAATTCTGAACTGGCAGTAAAAAATATTGAAAATCTTATCAAAAAACTTGATATAGACTTGTTCACCTATGTGGTTGATTGGGAAGAAATGAGGGATTTGCAACTGGCTTTTTTTAAATCTGGCGTAGCAAATCAGGATGTCCCACAAGACCACGCATTTTTTGCCATGTTATATAAATACGCCACTCAATACAATATTAAATATGTCCTCACGGGAGGTAACCTTGCTACTGAATCTATTTTGCCCGCTTCATGGGGATATAATGCTATGGACTTAAAACATCTAAAGGCAGTTCATAAATGTTTTGGTCAGGTTAAACTTAAAACCTTTCCAACGGTTAATTTCTTTCAATATTATTTCTATTACCCATATATAAAAGGTATGGTAATTGTTAGACCGCTTAATTACATCCCTTATGTAAAATC
Coding sequences within:
- a CDS encoding N-acetyl sugar amidotransferase; translated protein: MEQGNYQICSRCVMDTTAQEITFDENGVCSFCHFFDEKIKPDWHRDKSGYQKLQKIVKKIKDYGKNKEYDCIIGISGGVDSSYLTYFAKKILGLRPLVFHVDGGWNSELAVKNIENLIKKLDIDLFTYVVDWEEMRDLQLAFFKSGVANQDVPQDHAFFAMLYKYATQYNIKYVLTGGNLATESILPASWGYNAMDLKHLKAVHKCFGQVKLKTFPTVNFFQYYFYYPYIKGMVIVRPLNYIPYVKSEAMQFLEKEVGWRYYGCKHGESRFTNFFQTYFLPVRFGYDKRKAHLSSLILAGQMTRDEALKELQRPLCDEKAIEEEKIFVSKKLGITVDKFETFLTMPKKTFKDYPSNYRLLQLLRLISDIKRQVRYKWLK
- the hisH gene encoding imidazole glycerol phosphate synthase subunit HisH, whose product is MIVIIDYSMGNSGSILNMLKKIGANAISSSKMPDIEKADKLILPGVGAFDNGMTNLNKSGLIPILNEIIFNKKIPILGICLGMQLLAKRSEEGTLSGLGWLDAEVVRFKFDTSCNLKIPHMGWDTVELVKENCMFKGLEQSRFYFVHSYHVVCHNRLDILAETCYGYNFVSAVQKDNIIGVQFHPEKSHKFGMTLLRNFVEL
- a CDS encoding AglZ/HisF2 family acetamidino modification protein, producing MLKNRVIPCLLLQNQGLVKTIRFKEPKYVGDPINAIRIFNEKEVDELIFLDIIASKVGRSPNFEILQNIVGECFMPLCYGGGISRLEDIQKIFSLGVEKISINSFALKNIDFIKQASEIFGSQSIVVTIDVKKNFLEKYKVYDHTRNKITDIDPVEFAITTQEMGAGEILLNSVDRDGTQGGYDIDLITKITNVLSIPVIAMGGAGKIDDFVDAVKKGNASAVAAGSMFVFHGKHRAVLITYPEYQELEKRLV
- the pseB gene encoding UDP-N-acetylglucosamine 4,6-dehydratase (inverting), with the translated sequence MKLDFSNKVVLITGGTGSFGRKFVEILLKEYNPKKLIVFSRDEMKQFEMAQEISSEKEYDNIRYFIGDVRDKERLHRAFHGVDIIVHAAALKQVPAAEYNPFEAVKTNIIGAENVINAAIDQKVDKVIALSTDKAANPVNLYGATKLCADKLFVAGNAYSGDANTKFSLVRYGNVINSRGSVIPLFKEKRKTGTIPITDQRMTRFWITLEQGVRFVIKCISLMQGGEIFVPKIPSMNIMDIAEVIGPECKYEFIGIRPGEKLHEVLIPEDDARHTLEFDDFFVIQPEFSYVTHEKIGGGKPLPDGFRYASNTNDKWLTKEELKRMIEE